In the Clostridium sp. 'White wine YQ' genome, ATCCTTTTAGTCCCTCTAACCCTAAACCTGGCTGTGATATTATACTCTTCCAATATTGGATTTTTTGAGCTGGAATCGCATCACCATCCTGAGTACTACTCACGGTATCATTAATATCTTTAGAAAGTGAATTATATGTCTGAACTAAAGTTTTAAGTCCACTTAGCTGATTTTTAAGATTACTTGTATCTTCATCAGGATTTATCCCTTGAGCCAAAAACTTTTCTTTAGCACTATCTAACTGAGTTTTCGCTCCATTAAGCTGTTTTTCTCCCTCAGTTAGTTTTTCTTTTTGATTATTAATTTCTATTTGACCATTTTCTAATTGTTTTTGCCCATCAGCAAGTTTAATTTCTCCAGCTTTAATCTTTTGCTCGTAGTCTTTTACTCCTTGAGCATATTGTTTTTTACCTGCTTCAAGCTTATCTTTACCATCATTTATTTCCTTTTGAGCATTTGATAACTTATTTTCACCATCTTCAATCTCTTTATAGGCTTTATCAAACTCTTTTTGTGCATCTTTTTTTACTTCATCAATTCTATCAATTGAACGTTTTGAATATAGACTTTGAATATATTCATTATTTTGTTCCATTTTGTCTTTATACTCATCACTATAAGTATCAAGATTTTGTACATTTTTAAATCTCACATATATTTCTGTATATACATCCATTGAAATGTCAGATTTATTTAATACTGCAAAATAATCAATACTTCCTTTTCCTACAGGAGTTGTTCCTCTTGCTTCATTATCTACATACATTGGACTTCTTACAAAGCCAACAATTTTAAATGTTGTTTCCTTAAAAGAATCCATTGTATCTTTGTCAGATTCTATTACATATTTATCGCCTATTTTTAAACTCTTATCTTGCTTTAAGGCCTTTTCATCAAGAGCTATTTCTCCGCTACTTTCAGGTAGTCTCCCCTCTGAAATAATGAGATTATTAATTGTATTTTGAGGATCGTATTCTATAAACCTTACTACACTATTTACATTTGTAAGGCTTGCATCTATACTATGTGTTCCGTAATAATCTAATATCTTGTCATTATTTTTAAGGATGTCCAAATCTTCATCAGTGAGTCCCAGACTTGATACTATTTTACTATCCATAAGATTTTGGCTATTATAAAATCTATTTATAGATTTTTTCATATCTGGTCCAGCTGACTTAATCCCAGAATAAAATGATACTCCTAAAAAAATTATTACTAATATTGAAGTAAATCTAGCTTTTGATGATGCAATTTCTCTTATTATTGATTTTTTGTACGACTTAACTTGCATAAAAGCTCACCTCTACCACTCAATATCGTCAATTGGAACAGGATTCTCATTTACCTCAACGCTTCTAACCTTGGCATCATTAATCCTTATAACCCTATTGGCAATGGAAGCAATTGCTGTGTTATGAGTTATTACTATAACTGTTGTCCCAGTATTCTTACAAGTATCTTGTAGCGTTTTTAAAATTTGTTTTCCTGTTTTATAATCAAGAGCACCAGTAGGTTCATCGCATAGTAACATTTTAGGATTCTTAGCGATTGCTCTTGCTATTGATACCCTTTGCTGCTCTCCGCCTGATAATTGAGCTGGAAAGTTATCCTTTCTATGACCAAGCCCCACTAATTCAAGAGTTTCATCTACATCTAGTGCATTTTTTGAAATCTGTACAGCTAACTCTACATTTTCTTTAGCAGTTAAGTTT is a window encoding:
- a CDS encoding ABC transporter ATP-binding protein, producing the protein MPFIEVINEHKRYKIGENIVVANNGIEFSIEKGEFVIILGPSGAGKSTVLNILGGMDTCDEGSILIDDTDIAKFNRKQLTKYRRHDVGFVFQFYNLVQNLTAKENVELAVQISKNALDVDETLELVGLGHRKDNFPAQLSGGEQQRVSIARAIAKNPKMLLCDEPTGALDYKTGKQILKTLQDTCKNTGTTVIVITHNTAIASIANRVIRINDAKVRSVEVNENPVPIDDIEW